A part of Jaculus jaculus isolate mJacJac1 chromosome 17, mJacJac1.mat.Y.cur, whole genome shotgun sequence genomic DNA contains:
- the LOC101610570 gene encoding E3 ubiquitin-protein ligase MYLIP has protein sequence MLCYVTRPDAVLMEVEVEAKANGEDCLNQVCRRLGIIEVDYFGLQFTGSKGESLWLNLRNRISQQMDGLAPYRLKLRVKFFVEPHLILQEQTRHIFFLHIKESLLAGHLQCSPEQAAELSALLAQTKFGDYNQNTAKYHYEELCAKELSSAILNSIVAKHKELEGISQASAEYQVLQIVSSMENYGVEWHAVRDSEGQKLLIGVGPEGISICKDDFSPINRIAYPVVQMATQSGKNVYLTVTKESGNSIVLLFKMISTRAASGLYRAITETHAFYRCDTVTSAVMMQYSRDLKGHLASLFLNENINLGKKYVFDIKRTSKEVYDHARRALYNAGVVDLVPRSDQSPPNSPLKASESSMSCSGCEGLSCRQTRALQEKLRQLREAMLCVVCCEQEVNSTFCPCGHTVCCERCASQLQLCPVCRSRVEHVQHVYLPTHTSLLNLTVI, from the exons ATGCTGTGCTATGTGACGAGGCCGGACGCGGTGCtgatggaggtggaggtggaggcgaAAGCCAACGGCGAGGACTGTCTCAACCAG GTGTGCAGGCGACTGGGAATCATAGAAGTTGATTATTTTGGACTGCAGTTTACGGGTAGTAAAGGTGAAAGCTTATGGCTGAATCTGAGAAACCGGATCTCCCAGCAGATGGACGGGCTGGCACCTTACCGGCTTAAACTGAGAGTCAAGTTCTTCGTGGAGCCTCATCTCATCTTACAGGAGCAGACCAG ACACATCTTTTTCTTGCACATCAAGGAATCCCTCCTGGCAGGCCACCTCCAGTGCTCTCCAGAGCAGGCAGCGGAGCTTAGTGCCCTCCTGGCCCAGACCAAGTTTGGGGACTACAACCAGAACACTGCCAAGTACCACTACGAGGAGCTGTGTGCAAAGGAGCTCTCCAGTGCCATCCTAAACAG CATTGTTGCAAAGCATAAGGAGTTGGAAGGCATCAGCCAGGCTTCAGCTGAGTACCAGGTCCTGCAGATTGTGTCGTCAATGGAAAACTATGGCGTGGAGTGGCATGCCGTGAGGGACAGCGAAGGACAGAAGCTCCTCATTGGGGTTGGGCCCGAAGGAATCTCAATCTGCAAAGATGACTTCAGCCCAATTAACAG GATAGCTTATCCTGTGGTACAGATGGCCACCCAGTCAGGAAAGAATGTGTACTTGACCGTCACCAAGGAGTCTGGGAATAGCATCGTGCTCCTGTTTAAAATGATCAGCACCAGAGCTGCCAGTGGGCTGTACCGAGCTATCACCGAGACACATGCTTTCTACAG GTGTGACACGGTGACCAGTGCTGTCATGATGCAGTATAGTCGTGACTTGAAGGGCCATTTGGCATCTCTGTTTCTGAATGAAAACATTAACCTTGGCAAGAAGTATGTCTTCGACATTAAGAGAACATCAAAGGAGGTCTATGACCATGCCAGGAGGGCTCTATACAATGCAGGTGTGGTGGACCTTGTCCCAAGAAGCGACCAGAGTCCCCCGAACTCGCCGCTGAAGGCCTCCGAAAGCAGCATGAGCTGCAGCGGCTGCGAGGGCCTCAGCTGCCGGCAGACCAGGGCGCTGCAGGAGAAGCTGCGCCAGCTGCGGGAGGCcatgctgtgtgtggtgtgctgcGAGCAGGAAGTCAACTCCACCTTCTGCCCCTGCGGCCACACCGTGTGCTGTGAGCGCTGCGCCTCGCAGCTGCAG TTGTGTCCAGTGTGCAGATCACGCGTAGAACATGTCCAGCACGTCTACCTGCCAACCCACACCAGTCTTCTTAACCTCACCGTCATCTGA